The Parvibaculaceae bacterium PLY_AMNH_Bact1 genome window below encodes:
- a CDS encoding relaxase/mobilization nuclease domain-containing protein (Derived by automated computational analysis using gene prediction method: Protein Homology.), giving the protein MIGDARTGSGFSGLAKYLHFGRKGDSPERVEWTAARNLPTDDPQLVPAMMRATAALSKRVQDPVFHYSISWPEHEQLPQEDMLKIADRTLSDLDLEEHQAIIVAHNDTDHPHVHVMVNRVHPETGVAWEKWKYKTRLEQSLKAQEKELGLTEVPGRLGNGKASEKARRRPQKGEQRMAERLDVATLDHWSKEDVTDLKDKLAPSFEAADSWEALEQKLQEDGVTLYAKGPGLILTNGEKYAKLSEMGKKVRKTELEDRFGKSFKDYAEERQAERQQPTDYWDMARGLKDRVVRAGQSIRDWVFGRQLSLMERLKRPRKGKPRRIDRDELDEYEL; this is encoded by the coding sequence ATGATTGGAGACGCCCGTACGGGATCCGGCTTTAGCGGGCTGGCCAAATATCTCCATTTCGGTCGAAAGGGAGATAGCCCTGAAAGGGTGGAATGGACTGCAGCCCGCAATTTGCCGACAGATGATCCGCAGTTGGTGCCCGCCATGATGCGGGCGACTGCGGCACTGTCGAAACGGGTGCAAGACCCCGTTTTTCATTATTCGATTAGTTGGCCTGAGCATGAGCAGCTTCCCCAGGAAGATATGCTCAAGATCGCTGACAGAACCCTTTCTGACCTCGACCTGGAAGAGCATCAGGCCATTATCGTTGCCCACAACGATACGGATCACCCTCATGTCCATGTGATGGTCAACCGGGTGCATCCGGAGACAGGCGTTGCCTGGGAAAAGTGGAAGTACAAGACGCGATTGGAGCAATCGCTTAAAGCACAGGAGAAGGAGCTCGGCCTCACAGAGGTTCCAGGGCGGCTAGGCAATGGGAAAGCATCTGAGAAGGCACGCAGGCGCCCTCAGAAGGGTGAACAGCGCATGGCCGAGCGATTGGATGTAGCAACCCTCGACCATTGGAGCAAAGAAGATGTGACGGACTTGAAGGATAAGCTCGCACCTTCCTTCGAAGCAGCTGATAGCTGGGAAGCATTGGAGCAGAAGCTTCAGGAGGATGGGGTGACCCTCTATGCGAAAGGACCGGGGCTGATCCTCACCAATGGTGAGAAATACGCCAAGCTCTCCGAGATGGGTAAAAAAGTGCGGAAAACTGAGTTAGAAGACCGCTTTGGGAAATCGTTCAAGGACTACGCCGAAGAACGCCAGGCTGAGCGTCAGCAGCCAACAGATTACTGGGATATGGCCCGAGGCCTCAAAGATCGCGTGGTGCGTGCAGGGCAATCCATTCGAGATTGGGTGTTTGGACGCCAGCTCAGCTTGATGGAGCGCCTAAAGCGCCCCAGGAAAGGTAAGCCGCGGCGTATCGACCGCGACGAACTCGACGAATATGAGCTTTAG
- a CDS encoding hypothetical protein (Derived by automated computational analysis using gene prediction method: GeneMarkS-2+.) — protein MNYKPADFCGERTVKLGIVGLPDEVEAARMWIEGFSAFRPAHEKNSSRYRRWPGLSNALGANFSIDQRHIRKIDKSLYGKFWATTRSGDGFQRLVDLFSEKIGGLFGDEGPDCVVVCIPAELGDLRAANPALTPEEKRALEVLRQEEESDQLALFQPTPEELKEAEALYTMADDLLFRTFYRALKAKVMMLDNAVPIQVLRRNTIERGDDQGQSHATRIWNIATSIYYKAKGIPWRPHDLPSNVCFVGITFHHMKKRGGHLVYASVAQAFSTEVEPFSLKGENINHEQRRDRQPYLNEDQSRTLLDQVLSEYENRAGVMPDRVVVHKTTVFQEEEMSGFGEAARECVPRLDMIWLRSTPFRIVRKGKEEPWRGTFCTFDDKYYLFTSGYVPWWQEYPGAHIPAPIEMGSAIPTDMEERAREILALTKMNWNSSDGIGSLPITLLFARRVGELMTEFDQDDTPNSSYRFYV, from the coding sequence GTGAATTATAAGCCAGCTGATTTTTGTGGCGAACGGACCGTCAAACTGGGGATTGTTGGTTTGCCAGACGAAGTTGAGGCAGCGAGAATGTGGATCGAAGGATTCTCCGCCTTTCGCCCCGCACATGAAAAAAATTCTAGTAGATATCGGCGATGGCCGGGGCTTAGCAATGCTCTTGGAGCTAACTTCAGTATTGACCAACGGCATATTCGAAAAATTGATAAAAGTCTGTATGGGAAGTTCTGGGCGACTACCCGCAGTGGAGATGGTTTTCAGAGGTTGGTTGATCTGTTTAGTGAAAAGATCGGTGGCTTGTTTGGCGATGAGGGACCTGATTGTGTCGTGGTCTGTATTCCAGCGGAGCTGGGTGACCTTAGGGCGGCGAACCCGGCTCTAACTCCTGAAGAAAAGCGCGCTCTTGAGGTTTTGAGGCAAGAAGAAGAGTCTGATCAGCTTGCTCTATTCCAACCAACGCCGGAGGAACTGAAGGAAGCAGAGGCTCTATACACCATGGCCGATGATCTTCTATTTCGGACATTTTATAGAGCCCTTAAAGCTAAGGTTATGATGCTTGATAACGCGGTTCCCATACAAGTATTGCGTCGAAATACAATAGAGAGAGGGGATGATCAGGGGCAAAGTCATGCAACAAGAATCTGGAATATTGCGACATCAATTTATTACAAAGCCAAAGGGATACCTTGGCGCCCACATGATCTGCCGTCGAACGTGTGTTTTGTGGGGATCACTTTTCATCATATGAAGAAGCGAGGCGGGCATCTCGTCTATGCCAGTGTTGCACAGGCTTTTTCAACTGAGGTTGAGCCTTTTTCTCTCAAAGGTGAGAATATCAATCATGAGCAAAGGCGCGACCGACAGCCATATCTGAATGAGGACCAATCAAGAACGCTCCTAGATCAAGTGCTGAGTGAATATGAGAATCGAGCGGGAGTCATGCCCGATAGGGTGGTAGTTCATAAAACTACGGTGTTTCAAGAAGAGGAAATGTCCGGCTTTGGAGAGGCGGCAAGGGAGTGCGTTCCAAGGCTTGATATGATTTGGCTGCGCTCAACTCCTTTTCGTATTGTGCGAAAAGGTAAGGAGGAGCCATGGCGTGGAACGTTTTGTACTTTTGACGACAAGTACTATCTGTTTACCAGCGGCTATGTTCCATGGTGGCAGGAATACCCAGGGGCACATATCCCTGCTCCAATTGAGATGGGCAGTGCTATACCTACTGACATGGAGGAGCGAGCAAGAGAGATTTTGGCGCTTACCAAGATGAATTGGAATTCGAGTGACGGGATTGGGAGCCTTCCAATTACTCTCTTATTTGCGCGGCGGGTTGGTGAGTTGATGACTGAATTTGATCAAGATGATACGCCTAATTCCTCTTACCGGTTTTATGTTTGA
- a CDS encoding hypothetical protein (Derived by automated computational analysis using gene prediction method: GeneMarkS-2+.): protein MAISKSVILFTATLFVGGGGYYYVNNPESADSLLNAVAPASAEQRRFVSACESRGNTGNECACAWPLVETHMSNATHLETFTASLGGDTARVRQLMGNGLVSSFQYGMEAGQAGNAIQTKCNVVF, encoded by the coding sequence ATGGCTATCTCAAAGAGCGTCATCCTATTCACCGCTACGCTCTTCGTGGGCGGTGGCGGGTACTACTACGTCAACAATCCAGAGAGTGCAGACAGCTTGTTGAATGCAGTCGCTCCAGCAAGCGCAGAGCAAAGACGGTTTGTTTCAGCTTGTGAGTCTCGTGGAAATACAGGAAACGAATGCGCGTGTGCGTGGCCGCTTGTCGAGACGCACATGAGCAACGCCACCCACCTAGAAACTTTCACGGCAAGCCTCGGCGGCGATACCGCCCGCGTAAGGCAGCTGATGGGCAATGGCTTGGTCAGCAGTTTTCAATACGGCATGGAAGCAGGACAAGCAGGCAATGCCATTCAGACAAAGTGCAACGTAGTTTTCTAG
- a CDS encoding hypothetical protein (Derived by automated computational analysis using gene prediction method: GeneMarkS-2+.) yields the protein MTPFSKRAPVLLLVLMAAVTSAGTAPADTPLGGYVDAMDEDCELSMKPMNELSSFEHSNAGRCIGYLSAVVDMLQHNCTLSKSPSLPLETRRVLASHGISSTNLTIDTLAFHFRLDVVRIGKVGMTAIEVARQMALESGEPCPEPMLE from the coding sequence ATGACGCCCTTTTCAAAACGCGCGCCCGTTCTGCTGCTCGTACTGATGGCGGCAGTCACGTCAGCGGGTACCGCTCCCGCTGATACGCCACTCGGCGGATACGTTGACGCCATGGATGAAGATTGTGAGCTCTCTATGAAGCCGATGAATGAGCTTTCCTCTTTTGAGCACAGTAACGCGGGACGCTGTATCGGGTATTTGTCCGCTGTAGTGGACATGCTTCAGCACAATTGCACCTTGAGCAAATCTCCATCTCTCCCACTGGAAACACGCAGGGTACTAGCCTCGCACGGTATCAGCTCAACTAACCTAACCATCGACACGCTTGCCTTCCACTTCCGGTTGGACGTTGTTCGCATTGGTAAAGTCGGCATGACCGCAATTGAGGTTGCCAGACAGATGGCATTGGAAAGCGGTGAACCATGCCCAGAACCAATGCTTGAGTAG
- a CDS encoding hypothetical protein (Derived by automated computational analysis using gene prediction method: GeneMarkS-2+.) → MTESNPIRLLASLFRPGQNDARPTVLLGAGASFSSGIPLASQCVKRIARRVYAERELGGRVLPERIKPSEWQAWLQRHDWFLAGEDKLAENFPLVVEHLLRPEAYRRKVLMDLVHLDGDIGSGYHSLSELVLRGLAGTILTTNFDICLPQALRERHPHIRYVAEVNRGPDDFNEFDLYARAQIVWLHGKTEQYTDRNLVNETDSLSDKLTEHLGPLLDNTPLIVAGYRGAEKSVMDSLLGERSGRLFRQGVFWCTLEGEGLHENVVRFKERLGPNFHHLEVKGFDQLFDGLNRELVDVKRYFDVSSVLEVPGFDDLPSSKAGWGDINSDLALSVLRQYSSKVGMGALQSDQLKPFMRDLGLLVATDNGERPSSGAVLLFGREPQRFFPHAVVSATVDHKRRRVFSGNLIEQHRELHEWLEGGDVNPPLKLKGKRVHKDQSAYNERALSEVLMNLLVHRDYAIEELATINVTTSVGIDFENPGGISVETADRLNCDAEGKFEPIPQFSELRNRSLCDVFFGLSAMERAGTGLADTVELSQSNGGGASFTFPPGRDHFMATLYQPEASAGSTGVARATIPVGTYVVNMLPFTAVPESMQRAYVPGGWNALKRYAQVDELGTFILEKRSDTFLSFAPAAVLSLLLGDALEGDIDELPTDSTFQDKVTQRYMSWLMRKHFEGHLASFSNDGLTLEKDKRGRPTKRAFFTGVNGANRMIVYDTPRRTGISRGVAKKREVGRNTWFECEGIGYEVVSTSSLWGVRIKPFYMFTKPDGKTALPGYLRSKKSTSRFKFDRNANVDSDLVFWERFLSRGEQIINIGGAHADDLLLDGSFFTVDVEEKGLVPDDPSDENKYSA, encoded by the coding sequence ATGACAGAGTCAAATCCAATTCGGTTGTTGGCCTCTCTATTCCGCCCTGGCCAAAATGATGCGCGTCCAACGGTTTTGTTGGGGGCTGGTGCTTCTTTTTCGTCTGGTATTCCGCTTGCTTCGCAATGCGTGAAGCGCATAGCTAGGCGTGTTTATGCTGAGCGGGAGCTTGGTGGTAGGGTCTTACCGGAGCGCATTAAACCATCTGAATGGCAAGCGTGGCTTCAGAGGCATGATTGGTTCCTTGCGGGTGAAGACAAGCTTGCTGAGAATTTTCCCCTAGTAGTTGAGCACCTTTTGAGACCCGAGGCGTACCGTCGCAAAGTGCTTATGGATTTAGTTCACTTGGATGGTGATATTGGAAGCGGTTATCACAGTCTTTCTGAACTGGTATTGCGCGGTCTCGCTGGAACCATACTCACTACGAACTTCGACATATGTCTACCTCAAGCGCTTAGGGAAAGGCATCCGCACATTAGATATGTTGCGGAGGTTAACCGAGGACCAGACGACTTCAATGAGTTTGATTTGTATGCAAGGGCCCAGATCGTTTGGCTTCACGGTAAAACTGAACAGTATACTGATCGTAACTTAGTCAATGAGACAGACTCTCTGTCTGATAAACTGACCGAGCACTTGGGCCCGCTACTGGACAATACGCCTCTCATCGTAGCGGGATATCGAGGTGCAGAGAAGTCGGTTATGGACTCTTTGCTTGGCGAGCGAAGCGGGCGGTTGTTTCGACAGGGTGTTTTTTGGTGCACTCTTGAAGGAGAAGGGTTGCACGAAAACGTTGTGCGCTTTAAGGAGCGTTTGGGTCCTAACTTCCATCACCTTGAGGTGAAGGGGTTTGACCAACTATTCGATGGCCTAAATCGGGAGTTGGTGGATGTAAAGCGATACTTCGATGTTTCCTCAGTTTTGGAGGTGCCAGGCTTTGATGATTTGCCCTCCAGTAAAGCGGGATGGGGGGATATAAATTCTGATTTGGCTTTGAGCGTTCTGCGCCAATATAGCTCGAAGGTTGGCATGGGTGCCCTTCAATCGGATCAGCTCAAACCCTTTATGCGAGACCTAGGTTTACTTGTAGCAACCGACAACGGTGAGAGGCCCTCAAGCGGTGCTGTCTTGTTGTTTGGTCGTGAACCACAACGGTTTTTCCCTCACGCCGTTGTTTCCGCAACTGTTGATCATAAGCGTCGCCGAGTTTTCTCAGGGAACTTGATTGAGCAACACAGGGAACTTCATGAGTGGTTGGAGGGGGGCGATGTTAATCCTCCATTGAAATTGAAAGGTAAGAGGGTTCACAAGGATCAATCTGCCTATAACGAACGAGCCTTGTCGGAAGTTCTTATGAATTTGCTGGTTCACCGGGACTATGCAATCGAGGAGTTGGCGACAATCAATGTTACTACGAGTGTCGGCATTGACTTTGAGAATCCAGGCGGGATTTCAGTTGAGACAGCGGATCGCTTGAATTGTGACGCTGAAGGTAAGTTTGAGCCCATACCGCAGTTTAGTGAACTGAGAAACCGGTCCCTATGTGATGTGTTCTTCGGGCTGAGTGCGATGGAAAGAGCAGGTACCGGGCTCGCTGATACGGTGGAGCTCTCGCAAAGTAACGGCGGGGGTGCGTCTTTTACGTTTCCGCCGGGGCGGGATCATTTCATGGCGACATTGTATCAACCAGAGGCATCCGCGGGCTCAACTGGAGTTGCCCGAGCGACCATCCCCGTGGGGACCTATGTTGTCAATATGCTGCCGTTTACTGCTGTGCCCGAATCTATGCAGCGGGCTTATGTTCCTGGAGGATGGAATGCGCTGAAAAGGTATGCGCAGGTAGATGAGCTTGGAACATTTATTCTTGAGAAGCGAAGCGATACTTTTTTGAGCTTTGCACCCGCGGCTGTTCTTTCGCTGCTTCTCGGGGACGCACTTGAAGGTGATATTGATGAGCTGCCCACCGATAGTACTTTTCAAGACAAAGTAACCCAGCGCTATATGTCGTGGCTTATGCGCAAGCATTTTGAAGGGCACCTCGCATCATTTTCTAATGATGGGCTGACACTTGAGAAGGACAAGCGCGGGAGACCAACTAAGAGGGCATTTTTTACCGGAGTAAATGGCGCAAATCGGATGATTGTATATGATACGCCTAGGCGGACTGGTATCTCACGTGGTGTTGCAAAAAAGCGTGAGGTAGGTCGCAATACCTGGTTCGAATGCGAGGGGATTGGGTATGAGGTCGTTTCCACATCCAGTTTATGGGGGGTGCGGATTAAGCCATTTTATATGTTTACCAAGCCCGACGGGAAGACTGCTCTTCCTGGCTACCTGCGGTCTAAGAAATCGACGTCACGGTTCAAGTTTGACCGCAATGCGAATGTTGATAGCGACCTTGTGTTTTGGGAGCGTTTTCTCTCGCGCGGTGAACAAATTATAAATATCGGTGGCGCACATGCCGATGATTTATTGTTAGACGGATCGTTCTTCACTGTTGATGTTGAAGAGAAAGGTTTGGTCCCTGATGACCCTTCCGATGAGAATAAGTATTCTGCGTGA
- a CDS encoding antirestriction protein ArdA (Derived by automated computational analysis using gene prediction method: Protein Homology.) — translation MTSIYHATPYDISATGFYFNTYEEYQIKSATHRNEHGALVEEYEIQFIDGENSRLFSALSVCQASLKDWFEHFEALEGEDTIKAIYLAEEQCCLMSDILDRLDDVYLFEGTALEYTENYLEDTGLLEQIPENLRFYFDTESFARDLLLGGDIAELEINDTAYIVQSS, via the coding sequence ATGACAAGTATCTATCATGCAACCCCTTACGATATTTCTGCGACTGGTTTCTATTTCAACACTTATGAAGAGTATCAGATCAAGTCCGCCACTCATCGCAATGAGCATGGTGCACTGGTCGAAGAATATGAAATTCAATTCATCGATGGCGAGAACAGCCGTTTGTTCTCAGCCTTGAGTGTTTGCCAAGCCAGTTTGAAAGACTGGTTTGAGCACTTTGAAGCTCTTGAGGGTGAAGACACCATCAAAGCCATCTATCTGGCCGAAGAGCAATGCTGTCTCATGAGCGATATTCTGGATCGCCTGGATGATGTCTATCTGTTTGAGGGTACAGCACTTGAGTACACAGAGAACTATCTCGAAGATACTGGTCTTCTAGAACAAATCCCTGAAAACCTGCGCTTCTATTTTGACACGGAAAGTTTCGCTCGTGATCTTCTCCTTGGTGGAGATATCGCCGAGCTGGAAATCAATGATACCGCGTACATTGTGCAATCCAGCTAG
- a CDS encoding tyrosine-type recombinase/integrase (Derived by automated computational analysis using gene prediction method: Protein Homology. GO_function: GO:0003677 - DNA binding [Evidence IEA]; GO_process: GO:0006310 - DNA recombination [Evidence IEA]; GO_process: GO:0015074 - DNA integration [Evidence IEA]), which yields MPTKNKARNHNHPAKGSSIKVEPIRSLKGIRRIKKLRENNPRDMCLFTFGINTAYRANELLSIKVGDVSDLQAGERFELWQKKTKKYRAITLNEAVVKSIDVWLAVHPNPVSESPLFWSQKTRAALGVSAVNHMVKRWCAEAGLKGNYGSHSLRKTWGYHQRIHNKAAVPLLMEAFGHSTQKQTLDYLGIQAEEIQELYSLVL from the coding sequence ATGCCGACCAAAAACAAAGCAAGAAACCACAATCATCCGGCCAAAGGTTCATCGATCAAGGTTGAGCCAATCCGAAGCCTTAAAGGCATTCGGCGCATCAAGAAGCTACGGGAAAACAATCCGCGTGACATGTGCCTGTTCACATTCGGCATCAACACGGCCTACCGGGCAAACGAGCTTCTATCCATAAAGGTAGGCGACGTGAGCGACTTGCAGGCCGGTGAACGGTTTGAGCTCTGGCAGAAGAAAACCAAAAAGTACCGAGCCATTACGCTCAATGAAGCGGTCGTCAAATCCATAGACGTATGGTTGGCAGTTCATCCAAACCCGGTGTCTGAATCTCCGTTGTTCTGGTCACAGAAGACGCGAGCGGCACTTGGCGTGAGTGCCGTCAATCATATGGTCAAACGCTGGTGTGCTGAAGCTGGTCTTAAGGGTAACTATGGTTCGCACTCACTGCGTAAGACGTGGGGCTATCACCAGCGCATTCATAACAAGGCTGCCGTTCCGCTCCTTATGGAAGCATTTGGGCATAGCACCCAGAAGCAGACCTTGGATTATCTGGGCATTCAGGCTGAAGAGATCCAGGAGTTGTATTCGTTGGTGTTGTGA
- a CDS encoding hypothetical protein (Derived by automated computational analysis using gene prediction method: GeneMarkS-2+.) codes for MGFNREKKTGGHTAEDRARWREATKPDDRSTYPIVQQIKVDAFQGASQAFTRRFEEHQDLIDDGRANRAQEAAEKAANGQGLLRIPKGWPSLMEWTKGAPLPPDDGKDLEY; via the coding sequence TTGGGATTCAACAGAGAAAAGAAAACAGGTGGTCATACCGCCGAAGACAGGGCGCGGTGGCGCGAAGCAACCAAGCCAGATGACCGCAGCACATATCCAATAGTGCAGCAAATCAAAGTCGATGCCTTTCAGGGTGCCTCGCAGGCATTCACTCGGCGCTTTGAAGAGCACCAAGACCTCATTGACGACGGTCGCGCCAATCGCGCGCAGGAAGCAGCAGAAAAAGCTGCCAATGGGCAGGGATTACTGCGTATTCCAAAAGGCTGGCCTTCACTGATGGAATGGACAAAGGGCGCGCCGCTCCCACCAGATGACGGCAAAGATCTGGAATACTAA
- a CDS encoding hypothetical protein (Derived by automated computational analysis using gene prediction method: GeneMarkS-2+.), whose product MSTLRIPSVFFAALCFTASITPASANTTLESFAGRWVNTTNAYETGRDCGIGTPVEGLELEITIGDNPEVKIVQIANGQTMEFKIPISETFNTEVETDRFPNYPHAISVQAAGAPTVLVDGTVMPNDGEDLTSLVLHQRDLRSEYAFPALGINRGMQTQIVRIEGYHQSGRTAFYFKNLMRCELIDLR is encoded by the coding sequence ATGTCCACGCTTCGAATTCCTTCAGTATTTTTTGCAGCCCTTTGTTTCACGGCCAGCATCACACCCGCTTCAGCGAACACCACTCTTGAGAGTTTCGCCGGACGCTGGGTCAACACCACAAATGCATATGAAACAGGAAGAGACTGTGGAATCGGTACGCCTGTAGAAGGGTTAGAGCTCGAAATAACAATAGGTGATAACCCTGAGGTAAAGATCGTTCAGATCGCGAATGGTCAGACAATGGAATTCAAAATTCCAATCTCGGAAACTTTCAACACAGAAGTTGAAACAGACCGTTTCCCAAACTATCCACATGCCATATCCGTGCAGGCAGCAGGCGCGCCAACAGTTTTGGTCGATGGCACGGTCATGCCCAATGACGGGGAAGACTTGACGAGTCTAGTTCTTCACCAGAGAGACCTTCGCAGTGAATATGCATTTCCGGCACTTGGCATCAATAGAGGCATGCAAACGCAAATTGTTAGAATTGAGGGTTATCATCAAAGCGGGCGCACGGCATTCTATTTCAAGAACCTTATGCGTTGTGAGTTGATCGACCTGAGATGA
- the mobC gene encoding plasmid mobilization relaxosome protein MobC (Derived by automated computational analysis using gene prediction method: Protein Homology.) has protein sequence MPTRDYRKPESERRTRCVKTYFTAGEFAQLQEAAEASGLTHAAFVRASALGNKPQAKPTRVAAETIRQLTALGNNLNQLTKIAHAGKFPVAQVLETALGEVLSAVRRIG, from the coding sequence ATGCCGACTAGGGATTACCGCAAGCCAGAGAGCGAACGACGAACCCGCTGTGTGAAAACCTACTTCACAGCGGGAGAGTTCGCGCAGCTGCAGGAGGCAGCTGAGGCTAGCGGGTTAACCCATGCAGCATTTGTGCGCGCGTCTGCCCTGGGAAACAAGCCCCAGGCAAAACCGACACGCGTGGCAGCCGAAACGATCCGTCAGTTAACGGCTCTCGGTAACAACCTCAACCAACTGACGAAGATCGCCCATGCAGGCAAGTTTCCAGTGGCTCAAGTCCTGGAAACAGCCTTGGGGGAGGTTCTTTCGGCTGTGCGCCGGATCGGCTAG
- a CDS encoding hypothetical protein (Derived by automated computational analysis using gene prediction method: Protein Homology.), whose product MKRFFFVLIAPLFLFSCGSCRDGNCYFEVPFTFGGQFLTEERVSREVRYQSGMIDQFARTPNHDQIDFNHFEVEALGFDGFEALQRKPEWCWAAAVSMVLNYQGIPFSQCKVLQSLGEDCNSEELQFGSVNSIITSLRGIQVNRARRPAFVHATSLATGNGTPLVEDVATNWPPIVGLGARGDQAGHVYVLTRVEYSWMPGAWNVPVIWRVRLYDPWDGRYVSMSGSEFDDLFDFAVRVRVQHG is encoded by the coding sequence ATGAAACGATTTTTCTTTGTCTTGATTGCACCGTTGTTTCTTTTTTCCTGCGGTTCTTGTAGAGACGGCAACTGCTATTTCGAGGTGCCATTTACCTTCGGTGGGCAGTTCTTGACAGAAGAACGAGTGTCGCGAGAGGTGCGATACCAATCGGGAATGATTGATCAATTCGCCAGAACACCAAACCATGATCAAATAGACTTTAATCACTTTGAAGTGGAAGCTCTGGGTTTCGACGGTTTTGAGGCTTTGCAGCGTAAGCCGGAGTGGTGCTGGGCAGCAGCTGTTTCAATGGTTCTGAACTATCAAGGGATTCCGTTCAGCCAGTGCAAGGTCCTCCAGTCGCTAGGTGAAGACTGCAACTCTGAGGAACTGCAATTTGGGTCTGTGAATTCAATAATCACCTCTTTGCGCGGCATTCAAGTTAACCGTGCCAGAAGACCGGCGTTTGTGCATGCAACATCTTTAGCGACAGGCAATGGAACGCCCCTTGTCGAAGATGTAGCAACTAACTGGCCACCCATTGTTGGTTTGGGCGCGCGCGGAGACCAAGCCGGGCATGTATATGTCCTCACACGTGTTGAATACTCGTGGATGCCGGGTGCTTGGAACGTGCCGGTCATTTGGCGTGTTCGTCTGTACGACCCATGGGATGGCCGTTATGTTTCAATGAGCGGGAGCGAGTTCGATGACCTTTTCGATTTTGCCGTTAGGGTACGTGTGCAGCATGGTTAG
- a CDS encoding hypothetical protein (Derived by automated computational analysis using gene prediction method: GeneMarkS-2+.), whose protein sequence is MNFSDVTKRVSAVQGFIGILPGLAAILYGAGVPPERELLFGAFISALLFVVTILVLSLKREIFSLTTQKKVAWASICLAVSGIALLVYLSLLDHVLITDSLYRDQVRHDIELYLPIFPTGELAVLVEQIGRYNLISDGFIEPDIEKYRGENAVRYLLNDVILIVFYVLAVAPLNAVLTGAAILLTQRDVAG, encoded by the coding sequence ATGAACTTCTCTGATGTAACAAAACGTGTTTCTGCTGTTCAGGGGTTCATTGGTATTCTTCCAGGGCTTGCAGCCATTCTCTATGGAGCTGGCGTTCCACCCGAGCGCGAGCTCCTCTTTGGAGCTTTCATAAGTGCACTTCTTTTTGTAGTCACTATTCTTGTGCTGAGTCTTAAACGAGAGATTTTTTCACTCACTACTCAAAAAAAGGTTGCTTGGGCCTCAATTTGCCTTGCGGTATCCGGTATCGCGTTACTGGTGTATCTTAGTCTTCTCGACCACGTTTTGATCACAGATAGTCTGTACAGAGATCAAGTGCGTCATGACATAGAGCTGTATCTTCCTATCTTTCCGACAGGAGAGCTAGCTGTTCTCGTTGAACAGATAGGAAGATACAATTTGATATCGGATGGCTTTATAGAGCCAGATATTGAAAAGTACCGTGGCGAAAACGCAGTACGATACTTGCTCAATGATGTGATCCTCATCGTCTTCTATGTTTTGGCAGTCGCTCCGTTGAACGCAGTCTTAACCGGTGCTGCGATTCTCCTCACCCAACGCGATGTTGCTGGGTAG